CCCGAAAATGGCTTCAAAACCCGGAAAAGATATTAAAAGGCCGCATCAAGGAAGGCATGGTTGTCCTGGACCTGGGCTGCGGCTCGGGATATTTCACGACGGAGATCGCCCGCCAGGTAGGAAGATCCGGTAAGGTAATTGCCGCAGACCTGCAGCAGGGAATGCTTGACATTTTAAGGGACAAGGTCAAGGGAACGGACATCGAAGACCGGATCGTGCTTCGCAAATGCGAAGCGGATAAAATCGGTGTCACGGAAAAAGTCGACCTGGTAGTCGCTTTCTTCATGGTCCACGAAGTGCCGGATAAAAGGAAACTGCTGCAAGAGCTCAAGTCGATACTAAAGCCGAACGGAAGTATCTACATCGTCGAATTCAGAATGCATCCGCCGATGAAAGCCTTCAATGAGATGGTCAGCACCGCCAGCGAAGTCGGGCTCGTCGAAAAGGAAAGGAGCAGCTCGCTGATTAGCAGGGCTATAGTCTTTCAATAATTATCAGGGCATATTAACAGAGCAGGGGCAATACTCTAACTTTTTTGAAAATTCTCACGTTCAGCGGAGGATTTTTTAAAATCGACCATCTTTAAAGTTAATTTTATTACTCGGGGAACATTACTTGTTAAATTATGTTCAGCCGTGTCGTCGGGCAAGGGCTTGAGCTCAGGCTTCTCGAGGATCGATATGCAGAGGAATTATTCGGGCTGTCAGACCGCAGCAGGGAACACCTGAGGCCCTGGATGCCGTGGATAGATCGGACAAGATGCGTGGAGGATACGAGAGCGTTCATCCGGGGCTCGCTCGAAGAGTATTCCCGGGGAGAAGCTCTCGTTACGGGCATTTTTTATAACGGTAACGTCGCCGGCGTTCTCAGCTTCCATAACATCGACCGCGTGAACCGCTCGGCCACGATCGACTACTGGATCGGCGTGGAATACCAGCGAAAAGGGCTATCGCGTTCGGCGGAGGCTTTTCGGGCATCAGTCGGCCATCAGGCCGTCGTCGAACCGCGAAGATTAAGATTTAAAAATAGCAGGTGCGGGGGAAGGGATTCGAACCCTTGAACTCCTTCGAGATAGGATCTTAAGTCCTACGCCTTTGGCCTGGCTTGACTACCCCCGCATACGCTGATAGTAACACGTAAGGCGGTTTTATAATGAAGTTCAAGCTTTATAAAGTTAATCGTCTTTAAAATAGAAAAGGTGCCTCGCGCCTATTACACGAGGCCGATTTTTTAATTAGAAACTCTCGAGGACTTCGTTGAGCCCGGCGGCCTTCGCCCGGACGGAGTCGGCGGCCCGGGTGATGATCTCCTGGGCGCTGAACGAGCCGTCCGTCTCGACGGTGAAAATAAAAGCCGAGTTGTCGGTCGACAGTTTGATGGCGCCCAGGTCGCATGCTTCCAGGCACAGCTCGCACATGGAGCAGTTCAGGGGGTTATCCACGACGACCTTGCCCTTGTCCACGGCGAAGACGCCGCGGGGGCACTGTTCGACGCACTGCTTGCACGAGTCGCACTTATCGTTGATCTCCACGACGGGCACGTACTTATAGCCGGGCGGGCACACGGGCTGGAACTTGGCGTGCTCCTTGCCCCTTCCGAGCCGCGCCACGGCCGTGAGCACGAGCTTCTGGCCGTCCTTAAGCTCGATGATGGGTATGTTGTCGTCGGCCGGAACGGTCTCCGGGTCCGAGGACTTCATGTCCCGGGAGTGGACCATGCAGGGGCCTTCCGCGGACAGCGTGTAGGTCACCTGGCACAGGGCACAGCCTTCGCCTTTACAATCGCACTCCTCGCGGAGCCTGTACATTTCCAGGTTTGTCCGGATCGGTATGAGCCCCATGCGGTGGGCGAGCATCTCGTCGAACATGACGGACGTGTTATCGTAGATATCGACGTAGTCGATGGCCATCTTGGGCACGTCCGCGAGCATCGAGCGCCGGATGGCGTTCGCGAACGCGGGGGTGGTCTCGGAAATGATGAACTTTGCCTTGCGGTTGCCGAGCTCCAGTATTTCCAGCTTCATACTTATACGCGCCTACCTCTCTTTCCGCCCGGGGCTCTCGTGCCGTCGTGTGGAATGGGGGTAACGTCCTCGATCCTTCCGATCCTCAGGCCTGCCCGGGCGAGCGACCTTATGGCCGCCTGGGCGCCGGGGCCAGGGCTCCTCTGGCGGTTTCCGCCGGGTGCACGCACCTTGATGTGTACTCCCTGGATGCCCTTCGCCTTGATCTGCTCGGCGACGTTAGCGGCCATCTGCATGGCTGCATATGGCGAGCTCTCGTTGCGGGCCTGCTTGACCACCATGCCGCCCGACGTCTTGGCGAGCGTCTCGGCGCCCGTCAGGTCGGTGACGGTGATGATGGTGTTGTTGAACGATGAGAATATGTGAGCGACTGCCCACTTCATCTGGTCTGCCATTCTCTTAAGCCTCCTTTGGCGGCTGCGGGGTCTCGGCTACGACCTCGGACGTGGGCACTGCTGCCGGGGCTGCCGCCGGTGCCGGCGCCCTGGGGGCGGAGGCCTTCACGACGGGCTTCGCGGTCAGCGCGTCCTTGGTGATGGGCGAGCCGACGTAGTACGCTATGGTGTCTTCCTCGGCCTTGAGCACCATGTAGCTGGGCACGGTGATCTTTCTGCCGTTCAGGGAGATGTGACCGTGGACGATGAACTGCCGGGCCTGCTTCATGGAGTTCGCATAGCCCTTCCGGAAGACGATGGTCTGAAGCTGCCTTTCCAGCAGGTCCTCGATCTTGAGGGCGAGGATGTCTTCGAGCTTCGAGTCTTCCTTGAGCACGCCGAGCTTCTGTAGCTTGGCCTGGACCTGGCCGGCTTCCCGCGCATAGTGCGAGTCCTCGGCCGCGAGACCGGTGCCCAGAACGCCTAAGAGCGTCCTGGCCTGGCCCCTGTACTTGCGGAGCATCGAGGCGAACTTCCACACGCTCTTTTTATTTCGCAGGCCGTATTTCTTGACCAGCGCGGTCTCCTCGTCGATCCTGGTCTTCTGCCACGGGTGGTGAGGAGTGTTGTAGAGCTTCTTTGCCTTACCTGGGTATCCCATCTAAATCACCTCACTTCTTCTCCGGCGCTGCCGGTGCGGCTGCCGCTCCGCCGGCTGCGGCGACTTCCTTCTTCCTGACGACGCCTACGGTGGCCCCGGTCCTGCCGGTCGACCTGGTCCTCTGGCCGCGGACCTTCTGGCCGCGCTCGTGCCGGATGCCCTTATAGGACCGGATCTTCTTCATCAGGTTGATGTCTTCCTTGTTGCTGAGAATGAGGTCGGTACCCGTAAGGTGCCGGTTCTCGCCGGTGTAAGTGTCATTGCGCCTGTTCAGCATCCAGACAGGCATTATGGTGTCGATGTTATCGAGGGCGTTCCTGAGCCTGTCGACCTGCTCCGGGGATAAGTATCCCATGGTCGCGTTCGGGTCGACTTCCGCCTTCCGGGCGAGGATCTTGGACACGCGGATGCCGATGCCGTCGATGCCCGTGAGGGCGTACAGCACTTTAGCGGTGCCGTCCAGGTCGGTGTTCGCGATGCGCACGAGGTACTTGATCTCGTCCTTGGGCTTTTCCTCGGCTTTCTTCGCCTTCGGCTGCTTCTTGCCGTGGGCTTCGGCGCCTTCGGCGGGCTTTGCGGCCTTCTCCTTCTTTCCGCCCTTCTTAGGGGCGGCGGGAGCGGCTGCAGAAGCGGATTCTGCCGCGGGGGCCTCCTGCTTCTGGTCTTTCTTTGCCTTTTCAGGCTTATCGGATTTCTCTGCCATTATGTTGTCTCCTTTTTCATCCGTTGTGCCTCTTGCAGATACCATGTGAAGGTAGTTCCTGCCGATAGCGGGAACAGCACACACTGTCTCGAAAACACAGATGAACGAAATAAACGAGTGTATTCCACTGCTTGATGGTATATAAGCTTTTTCTCCGGCCCGCACGGGCCCGGCACGGGCATGAAAGAAGCAGGGGCCAGCTGGATACCGCCCTCATGCGGCGAATCGCCGGAGACTGCCGCGAAGCGCGTCGGTTGACTGATCGTTAGAGAAAGTTAATATATGGCCGGTAAAAATTATATAAATTGGGGAACGGGGGTTATGTAGCTTATCTTCTGCTATATCGCCCTTACGGGAACCTATTCTCCAATAGAATCTACACCGCAACATCCCGCCTTACGGCAATAAGTAAGGCGGGATGACATCGATGCTTATACAATTATCTTTTGTGCCACCATGTCGTAAGTGCCGTCCATAACGGCCGACGTGACCTTTCCTTCCTGGACGATGATCCGGCAATCGTGGGGCGTCAGCGCTTCAGTCACCATCATGCCGTTTCTGTCACCATAGCCGCCGTGCGCGCAGGTGAAGTCTCCCGTCACCTCGTACATGCCAGGATCGGGGTAAGTGCCGGTGACGTTGACCCTGAGCGTATCCATCATGCCGTCGAACTTGAAGGTCGGCTCGTTCAGTATGAAGCTCTTTGCCACGTAGGCGGCCCCATCTGGCCCCGTAGTCGCCTGCTGGCCCGCCGTCGATGTGAGCATAGCCGCCGTGGCGACCACAAGGACGAGCGCGGATAAGCTGAAGATCCCTAGTGTCCTGTCCATGGTCTCAAGGATAATCTAAACGTTTAATATGTTGTCGATAGCGGGTAACGGCTCTTTATTATACGGCGACCGGTTCTGTAAAATTACGTGTTAATCATTTATCCATGCGGGCTTCCCTGCTATTTTCCATGACGACAACATTTATGGCCGCCGGCGCTCACATAATATCATGCCTGCAGCCATACAAACGGACGCGAAAAGCCCGCTAAGCCAGTGCGTCGAGCTTCTCTTAGACGTCGTCGGGGGCTCGTCGCAGCCCTTCGTCATCGCGGATTCTTCGGGCCTTATCATCGGGTGTAATGGAGCTTTTTGCCGGCTCGTGGGCTACTCGAAGGACGAGCTTCGCTCTAAGCGTGTGGTGGAACTAACGCCGCCCGAGTGGCGCAAGCAGGAGTCGGGCATCATCGCCGGCCAGGTCAGGTCAAAAATGCCGGCCATCTATCGTAAGGAATATATGCGAAGGGACGGCTCCCGGGTGCCCGTCGAGCTCTACGACCACGTCATCTTCGATAAGGCCGGCCATCCGCTTTACTTTTATGCCTTTGTTACAGATGTGACCGAGCGCAAGGATAGATAAAAATTTTAGCTCTTCTCCGATTTTTATATACTTAGACTAAAATTAATAATCCTGAAAAGGCGCAGGTCATGGATTATAGCTGACCTGCGTTTCGTACATGAACCAGATGACGATGATGAGCCCTACGCCGATGGCCAGGATGCCATAGATGAGGGGGTCCGTATTTATGAGCGACAGGGGCCCGTTAGTCTGTTCGTTCAATACGGTCAGGCCCATGATCAGGATCAATATTGACATCGACCTGAAAGGCCAGTAGGACAATTCTACGTGCTTCATCCGGTTAACCTCCTTACAATATTCTATTTAGGAGTATTATGATAAATAGTTGTTGTAATTTTTAAATGAATAATCGTTATAATTATTTTCTAAGGCTTACTATTTTATGAGATAATATCTCTAATATCGGGTAATATTAAGGTTGGATCCGCTTGAGGCCCGCCGACAGGGACATACTAAAAAATTATTATGGCGAGAAGCTGAAGTCTTATGGCCACGACACCCGGAGCCTGGGCTGGATCCCCGGGGCCAGGAAAGTACGCTTCGATGCGCTTACGTCCATCGGCGATCTTCAGGGCAGTTCCGTCCTGGACGTCGGATGTGGGTTCGGCGACCTTTACGGCTACCTCGCAGGCCGGGGAATAAAAGTCGATTATACGGGAGTCGATATTAATCCGGACTTTATCAGTATCGCCCGGGAAGCTTATCCAGACGCCCGGTTCGTGGTAGCGGATTTTGAGGATGACGATGCCGGCAGCGAATTCAACTGGGCCTTTGCCGCAGGCATTTTTACTCTTAAGATATCCGATAACCGCCGATTCATCCGGGATACGCTGAAAAAGATGTTCGATGTCTGCAATAAAGGGGTGGCCGCCGATTTCCTGGGCCCGACCTCCGCCGGCAATGACGCATACTGGCAGTGCCCGCCCGAAGAGGTGCTGAAGTTCTGTAGAGGCCTGACGAAAAGAGTCGTGGTCCGGGCGGATTACATGTCCACCGAGTACTGCGTCTATCTATATAAAGACGAGATGGCAGACGAGAGGAATGTCTTCGAAAAAGCTTAAAAGTTAGCGCCGAGGAAGGGACTCGAACCCTTGCGGAAGTTTCCCCCCACAAGCTGACTGGTTTCCATTATAGAATTCCAGGCTTGCGCCTTACCACTAGACTACCTCGGCATTACACAAAACG
This genomic window from Methanocella sp. contains:
- a CDS encoding class I SAM-dependent methyltransferase, which codes for MERYEHVCPVEHAGGLDSRARKWLQNPEKILKGRIKEGMVVLDLGCGSGYFTTEIARQVGRSGKVIAADLQQGMLDILRDKVKGTDIEDRIVLRKCEADKIGVTEKVDLVVAFFMVHEVPDKRKLLQELKSILKPNGSIYIVEFRMHPPMKAFNEMVSTASEVGLVEKERSSSLISRAIVFQ
- a CDS encoding GNAT family N-acetyltransferase; this encodes MFSRVVGQGLELRLLEDRYAEELFGLSDRSREHLRPWMPWIDRTRCVEDTRAFIRGSLEEYSRGEALVTGIFYNGNVAGVLSFHNIDRVNRSATIDYWIGVEYQRKGLSRSAEAFRASVGHQAVVEPRRLRFKNSRCGGRDSNP
- a CDS encoding DNA-directed RNA polymerase subunit D — translated: MKLEILELGNRKAKFIISETTPAFANAIRRSMLADVPKMAIDYVDIYDNTSVMFDEMLAHRMGLIPIRTNLEMYRLREECDCKGEGCALCQVTYTLSAEGPCMVHSRDMKSSDPETVPADDNIPIIELKDGQKLVLTAVARLGRGKEHAKFQPVCPPGYKYVPVVEINDKCDSCKQCVEQCPRGVFAVDKGKVVVDNPLNCSMCELCLEACDLGAIKLSTDNSAFIFTVETDGSFSAQEIITRAADSVRAKAAGLNEVLESF
- a CDS encoding 30S ribosomal protein S11 → MADQMKWAVAHIFSSFNNTIITVTDLTGAETLAKTSGGMVVKQARNESSPYAAMQMAANVAEQIKAKGIQGVHIKVRAPGGNRQRSPGPGAQAAIRSLARAGLRIGRIEDVTPIPHDGTRAPGGKRGRRV
- a CDS encoding 30S ribosomal protein S4 — encoded protein: MGYPGKAKKLYNTPHHPWQKTRIDEETALVKKYGLRNKKSVWKFASMLRKYRGQARTLLGVLGTGLAAEDSHYAREAGQVQAKLQKLGVLKEDSKLEDILALKIEDLLERQLQTIVFRKGYANSMKQARQFIVHGHISLNGRKITVPSYMVLKAEEDTIAYYVGSPITKDALTAKPVVKASAPRAPAPAAAPAAVPTSEVVAETPQPPKEA
- a CDS encoding 30S ribosomal protein S13, which gives rise to MAEKSDKPEKAKKDQKQEAPAAESASAAAPAAPKKGGKKEKAAKPAEGAEAHGKKQPKAKKAEEKPKDEIKYLVRIANTDLDGTAKVLYALTGIDGIGIRVSKILARKAEVDPNATMGYLSPEQVDRLRNALDNIDTIMPVWMLNRRNDTYTGENRHLTGTDLILSNKEDINLMKKIRSYKGIRHERGQKVRGQRTRSTGRTGATVGVVRKKEVAAAGGAAAAPAAPEKK
- a CDS encoding PAS domain S-box protein; this encodes MPAAIQTDAKSPLSQCVELLLDVVGGSSQPFVIADSSGLIIGCNGAFCRLVGYSKDELRSKRVVELTPPEWRKQESGIIAGQVRSKMPAIYRKEYMRRDGSRVPVELYDHVIFDKAGHPLYFYAFVTDVTERKDR
- a CDS encoding class I SAM-dependent methyltransferase — protein: MRPADRDILKNYYGEKLKSYGHDTRSLGWIPGARKVRFDALTSIGDLQGSSVLDVGCGFGDLYGYLAGRGIKVDYTGVDINPDFISIAREAYPDARFVVADFEDDDAGSEFNWAFAAGIFTLKISDNRRFIRDTLKKMFDVCNKGVAADFLGPTSAGNDAYWQCPPEEVLKFCRGLTKRVVVRADYMSTEYCVYLYKDEMADERNVFEKA